In the Colletotrichum higginsianum IMI 349063 chromosome 7 map unlocalized unitig_7, whole genome shotgun sequence genome, one interval contains:
- a CDS encoding Serine threonine-protein kinase mak, with translation MTVAHDLTHRGATSHPASNMALEDRFEVLKEIGDGSFGSVVLARVRSAGASVARRGTVVAIKTMKKTFESFTPCLELREVVFLKTLPNHVHLVPALDIFLDPYSKKLHIAMEYMEGNLYQLMKARDHKCLDNASVKSILFQIMQGLEHIHAHHFFHRDIKPENILVSTSAHQDAVTSFRRYSALVTPPSTPPSYTVKIADFGLARETHSKLPYTTYVSTRWYRAPEVLLRAGEYSAPVDIWAVGAMAVEIATLKPLFPGGNEVDQVWRVCEIMGSPGNWYNKSGARVGGGEWKDGTRLAGKLGFSFPKMAPHAMDTILQQPQWPAALSHFVTWCLMWDPKTRPTSTQAIAHEYFADAVDPLRPKSSASRILGRKQSDLGRGSNSNSSTPTSSKPSWFRKSLIGRSESAEVAIPQSISKESTPRPSPVPSQTTNEVPVAKTRPAQSKRTTWTNGPSNVAPMPILPTIRPISPLSDAVTAEARNGVTYNDSYANGRHRNVQIDDKKKIGRQLSVASSTNNYAEIHRQQAERALNGNGGLASPPNGHKESFFSHLRKRARRFSGRHQAPMSPNSDDVEAQAGCGPWNSNRSSMVIENAPTPPPKPTEIYEPLDKALRDVQQTQDHAPVPPAHLINPSSALKRHHSLPQHQPRSVDNLMVAARGTGPVSGRTRRQGVQHYDAPDEEDELLDEALNSTHHAMNRMEKDGKPGLRQSASNVAMVNPYPTPSPSANGNSVLFGDNHEAVTPKPLNLQKSHGTENQYKWPTPPYEESEWAASASASIWAASNRF, from the exons ATGACGGTCGCACACGATTTGACCCATAGAGGGGCAACATCCCACCCTGCCAGCAATATGGCTCTCGAAGACAGGTTCGAGGTGCTCAAGGAGATTGGAGATGGTAGCTTCGGCAGCGTCGTCCTTGCCCGAGTCCGTAGTGCAGGTGCTAGCGTGGCTCGCCGCGGCACGGTG GTCGCCATCAAAACCATGAAGAAGACGTTCGAGTCCTTCACCCCGTGCTTGGAACTTCGCGAGGTCGTCTTCCTGAAGACCCTTCCCAACCACGTCCACCTCGTCCCCGCGCTCGATATTTTCCTTGACCCTTACAGCAAGAAGCTCCATATCGCTATGGAATACATGGAGGGTAACCTGTACCAATTGATGAAGGCCCGGGACCATAAGTGTCTGGACAACGCCAGCGTCAAGAGCATCCTTTTCCAGATCATGCAGGGTCTCGAGCACATCCACGCTCACCACTTTTTCCATCGCGACATCAAGCCCGAGAACATCCTCGTCTCCACCTCTGCCCACCAGGACGCCGTCACGTCGTTCCGCAGGTACTCGGCTCTCGtcacccctccctccacgCCCCCGAGCTACACCGTCAAGATTGCCGACTTTGGCCTCGCTCGCGAAACACACTCCAAGTTGCCCTACACAACATACGTTTCGACGAGATGGTACCGTGCACCCGAGGTGCTTCTCCGTGCAGGCGAATATTCGGCCCCAGTCGACATATGGGCGGTTGGTGCCATGGCGGTCGAGATTGCCACCCTCAAGCCACTCTTCCCCGGCGGAAACGAGGTCGACCAAGTTTGGAGAGTATGCGAGATCATGGGAAGCCCTGGAAACTGGTACAACAAGTCGGGTGCCcgcgtgggcggcggcgaatGGAAGGATGGCACCAGGCTGGCCGGCAAGCTCGGGTTCTCGTTCCCCAAGATGGCGCCCCATGCAATGGATACGATTTTGCAACAGCCACAGTGGCCCGCTGCGTTGAGCCACTTCGTTACGTGGTGCCTTATGTGGGACCCCAAGACTCGCCCGACTTCGACACAGGCAATTGCCCACGAGTACTTCGCCGACGCTGTTGATCCCCTGAGGCCCAAGTCTTCTGCTTCAAGAATTCTGGGTCGCAAGCAGTCTGATCTTGGCCGTGGCAGCAATTCCAACTCTTCTACCCCCACGTCTTCCAAACCGTCTTGGTTCAGAAAATCTCTTATCGGTCGCTCGGAAAGCGCCGAGGTTGCCATCCCCCAATCGATCTCCAAGGAATCGACCCCGAGACCATCCCCCGTTCCCTCGCAGACGACAAATGAGGTCCCCGTTGCCAAGACCCGCCCTGCGCAGTCGAAACGCACGACCTGGACAAACGGCCCGTCAAACGTCGCCCCTATGCCGATACTCCCCACAATCCGTCCCATCTCCCCTCTATCTGATGCTGTTACCGCCGAGGCAAGAAACGGCGTCACCTACAACGATTCGTACGCCAACGGTCGGCACCGTAATGTTCAGATtgacgacaagaagaagattgGCAGGCAACTGTCGGTTGCCTCGAGTACGAACAACTACGCCGAGATTCACCGTCAGCAGGCCGAGAGGGCACTCAACGGCAATGGGGGCCTTGCATCGCCGCCCAACGGTCACAAGGAAAGCTTCTTTTCACACCTTCGCAAACGCGCCCGTCGCTTTTCGGGCAGGCACCAGGCCCCTATGTCGCCCAACTCAGATGACGTTGAGGCTCAGGCAGGCTGCGGCCCTTGGAACAGCAACAGATCCTCCATGGTGATCGAGAACGCGCCTACACCCCCGCCGAAGCCTACTGAGATTTACGAACCCCTTGACAAGGCCTTGCGAGACGTTCAGCAGACCCAAGACCATGCTCCTGTCCCTCCCGCGCACCTCATCAACCCCAGCAGCGCTCTAAAGAGACACCACTCCCTGCCGCAACACCAGCCGCGATCTGTCGACAACCTAATGGTGGCTGCAAGAGGCACCGGGCCGGTTTCGGGCCGAACCCGTCGTCAGGGTGTCCAGCACTACGACGCCccggacgaagaagacgaactgctcgacgaggctcTCAACTCGACCCACCACGCCATGAACCGCATGGAGAAGGATGGGAAGCCCGGCCTGCGTCAATCTGCCAGCAACGTCGCCATGGTGAACCCGTATCCGACCCCGTCTCCTTCAGCCAACGGTAACTCGGTACTTTTCGGCGACAACCACGAAGCCGTCACGCCCAAGCCTTTGAACCTTCAGAAGTCTCACGGTACTGAGAACCAGTACAAGTGGCCCACGCCTCCGTACGAGGAGAGCGAATGGGCTGCTTCGGCCTCTGCCAGCATTTGGGCGGCCAGCAACCGGTTTTGA
- a CDS encoding Zn 2cys6 transcription factor yields the protein MWELDQISSSCVEAASCSLEVLDAMKEQRIIANFGFFDLDAAFSAAFVFVLVDSIHVRASHPSSIVQIRKASEVLEHLASQGNIAAQKRRADIIQMCNHLGVSFNEDTNERADRSPMEIDGVRVNEAGTDDADGRTQHQHDEDGHLITVRGRDQDLHRVEDTVPQQELPSSSQFDWAQAAATLLDHSLADTQDQQQSMAAALSFGEGGNEMLGSLYPEDFSLTGVVETDWAEFARQLASQNELGG from the exons ATGTGGGAACTCGATCAAATTTCCAGTTCCTGTGTAGAAGCTGCAAGCTGTAGCCTCGAAGTGCTGGACGCCATGAAAGAGCAGCGGATCATAG CCAACTTTGGGTTCTTCGACCTCGATGCCGCCTTCTCTgccgccttcgtcttcgtGCTTGTAGACAGCATACACGTACGCGCCAGCCATCCCTCCAGCATCGTCCAAATTCGCAAGGCGTCCGAAGTCCTGGAGCACCTGGCATCGCAGGGCAATATCGCGGCCCAAAAGCGCAGGGCAGACATAATCCAAATGTGCAATCACCTGGGCGTCTCATTCAATGAGGACACAAACGAACGGGCCGACAGATCACCTATGGAGATTGACGGGGTTCGTGTAAACGAAGCGGGTACGGACGACGCTGATGGTCGAACGCAACATCAACACGACGAGGATGGGCATTTGATCACAGTTCGAGGACGGGATCAAGACCTGCATCGTGTGGAAGATACCGTGCCCCAGCAAGAGCTCCCGTCATCTTCACAGTTCGACTgggcccaggccgccgccacacTGTTGGACCACAGCCTGGCCGACACGCAAGACCAGCAGCAATCGATGGCGGCAGCGCTATCGTTTGGCGAAGGCGGAAACGAGATGCTTGGCAGCCTGTACCCGGAGGACTTTTCTCTCACCGGCGTGGTCGAGACGGATTGGGCCGAGTTTGCTAGACAGCTTGCTTCTCAAAACGAGCTTGGGGGGTGA
- a CDS encoding HpcH/HpaI aldolase, giving the protein MTSQPLNETQGSKAQLVTKHIAPNNLLSLASQGKICTAFGIKIIAGGEIVQIAKAAGYDSLFIDLEHTTLTIRDAGQLCLTANSAGITPFVRVPHECGLGFMQKVLDAGAMGIIVPHIHTVDDARRVINVSKYPPLGHRSISAGFSHFEYAPLQPSVIQAELNAAGSTVFIMIETADALSNVDEIAALPGCDVLLVGSNDLASEIGTLPDWDHPDFIEALRKVGAAASRHGKQMGIAGLYHRPDILSKVINEFGAKWIVGAQDVGLLLAGGRANSDLLRSLQA; this is encoded by the exons ATGACTTCACAACCCTTAAATGAGACCCAAGGGTCCAAGGCCCAGCTGGTAACGAAGCACATCGCGCCGAACAATCTCCTCTCGTTGGCTTCCCAGGGCAAGATCTGCACGGCTTTTGGCATCAAGATCATTGCTGGCGGCGAGATTGTCCAGATTGCAAAAGCCGCCGGCTACGACTCTCTGTTTATCGATCTCGAGCACACCACGCTCACGATACGCGATGCTGGCCAGCTTTGCCTCACCGCCAACTCGGCCGGCATCACCCCGTTCGTCAGAGTACCGCACGAGTGCGGCTTGGGATTCATGCAAAAGGTACTCGATGCCGGTGCCATGGGCATAATCGTCCCGCACATTCACACCGTGG ACGATGCACGCCGGGTCATCAATGTGTCCAAATATCCTCCCCTTGGCCATCGATCCATCAGCGCCGGCTTCTCTCACTTCGAGTACGCTCCGCTCCAGCCTAGTGTGATCCAGGCCGAGCTCAACGCCGCGGGCTCGACTGTCTTCATCATGATCGAGACGGCAGATGCTCTCTCAAATGTCGATGAGATCGCGGCCCTCCCAGGCTGTGACGTGCTACTGGTTGGATCAAACGACTTGGCCAGTGAGATCGGCACGCTGCCTGACTGGGACCACCCCGACTTCATCGAGGCTCTCCGCAAGGTGGGAGCAGCCGCTTCCAGGCACGGTAAGCAGATGGGTATTGCAGGCTTGTATCACCGACCGGACATTCTATCCAAGGTGATTAACGAGTTTGGGGCTAAATGGATCGTTGGCGCCCAGGATGTTGGGCTCTTGCTGGCTGGCGGCCGGGCCAACTCGGATTTGCTGCGAAGCTTGCAGGCTTGA
- a CDS encoding Pyruvate dehydrogenase kinase, with amino-acid sequence MSWKKTDRLMDTIRHYASFPATGVSLRQMVQFGERPSVGTLFRASQFLAEELPIRLAHRVQELDELPDGLNDMPSVKRVQDWYAQSFEELTQLPRPDLDRATKERLMKPTKSYGKGSMLSEATRNPSIEEGQYASLPQSNGNGWSKQKNIAARRYFAMVDDTGDWPAELRLYNERFAKALHGIKRRHDGVVTTMAQGILEYKRKRQRMQIDNNIQSFLDRFYMSRIGIRMLIGQHIALTDQSHHRDPSYVGIICTKTNVQDLAQEAIENARFVCEDHYGLFEAPKIQLVCNPNINFMYVPGHLSHMLFETLKNSLRAVVETHGQDKQEFPVTKVIVAEGKEDITIKISDEGGGIPRSSIPLVWTYMYTTVDRTPNLDPDFDKSDFKAPMAGFGYGLPISRLYARYFGGDLKLISMEGYTLHKRLKDREITERRQVGDAQEMMNRGNDPNPGYYKRDSDL; translated from the exons ATGTcgtggaagaagacggaCAGGTTGATGGACACCATCAGGCACTACGCCAGTTTCCCGGCAACTGGCGTGAGCTTGAGGCAAATGGTACAGTTTGGAGAGAGGCCTTCTGTCG GAACCCTCTTCCGTGCCTCACAattcctcgccgaggagctgccAATTCGCCTGGCCCATCGTGTACAAGAACTCGACGAGCTTCCCGATGGCCTTAACGACATGCCCTCCGTGAAGCGTGTGCAGGATTGGTACGCACAGTCGTTCGAG GAACTCACACAACTCCCGCGACCTGATCTAGACAGAGCCACCAAGGAAAGGCTGATGAAGCCGACCAAGTCATACGGTAAAGGCTCTATGCTCTCCGAGGCGACGCGGAACCCAAGTATCGAAGAAGGCCAATATGCGTCCCTCCCCCAGTCCAATGGAAACGGCTGGAGTAAACAGAAGAACATTGCCGCGCGGAGATATTTCGCCATGGTCGACGACACGGGCGATTGGCCGGCCGAGCTCCGACTCTACAACGAGCGCTTTGCAAAGGCCCTGCACGGCATCAAAAGGCGCCACGACGGAGTCGTCACCACCATGGCGCAGGGTATCTTGGAGTACAAGCGCAAGAGGCAGCGCATGCAGATCGACAACAACATCCAGTCGTTCCTCGATCGCTTTTATATGTCGCGCATAGGAATCCGTATGCTCATTGGTCAGCACATCGCCCTGACCGACCAAAGCCACCACCGCGACCCGTCCTATGTCGGTATCATCTGCACCAAGACCAATGTCCAGGACCTTGCCcaggaggccatcgagaaCGCTCGCTTCGTCTGCGAGGATCATTACGGGCTTTTCGAAGCACCAAAGATCCAGCTCGTCTGCAACCCCAACATCAACTTCATGTATGTCCCCGGACATCTGTCGCACATGCTGTTTGAGACCCTCAAGAACTCCctccgcgccgtcgtcgaaaCACACGGCCAGGACAAGCAGGAGTTCCCTGTGACCAAGGTCATTGTCGCCGAAGGCAAGGAGGATATTACCATCAAAATCTCGGACGAGGGTGGCGGCATCCCCAGAAGCTCGATCCCCCTTGTCTGGACTTACATGTACACCACCGTGGACCGGACACCAAATCTGGACCCGGACTTCGATAAGAGCGATTTCAAAGCCCCAATGGCCGGTTTCGGATACGGCCTGCCCATTTCGCGGCTGTATGCGCGATACTTTGGCGGCGACTTGAAGCTGATCAGCATGGAAGG GTATACGCTGCATAAGAGGCTTAAGGATCGCGAGATCACAGAGCGTCGGCAGGTGGGAGACGCCCAGGAGATGATGAACAGGGGCAACGACCCCAACCCAGGATATTACAAGCGCGACAGCGACCTGTAA